A window of the Lactuca sativa cultivar Salinas chromosome 7, Lsat_Salinas_v11, whole genome shotgun sequence genome harbors these coding sequences:
- the LOC111904244 gene encoding uncharacterized protein LOC111904244 yields MYRPSPVRNPRSKGIKSKNVLQICLLLAVCFWLIFQVKRSHEKKKEFDNTKISLSTSKQSNDEIAKLGRKDLQPKFEKIEEEAETQTEQDEEKTDEGKEDEIDENEQEKSEAEEIEEVIDEESQSQTETETETETGDSVEDHEPEEEEDGASTHTHEGREEHYKADDASSAVVTHLSTENTTNEEISNGETFNNNGTHENGPPSSTKIMDSDSTEAVNVTVEGFAPDSSYVKSDELNSSNEVESDEGEGEGEGENLEGNDVILDPDEVENETHLEEKEVRMDLDTLPEIETEGGNSEDTAAERR; encoded by the coding sequence atGTATAGACCCTCGCCTGTTCGAAACCCGAGGTCAAAAGGAATCAAATCCAAAAATGTCCTGCAAATTTGTTTGTTGCTCGCTGTTTGCTTCTGGTTGATCTTCCAAGTGAAACGATCCCATGAAAAGAAGAAAGAGTTTGACAACACAAAAATCTCGTTAAGCACCAGTAAACAAAGTAATGATGAAATCGCTAAACTTGGAAGAAAAGATCTCCAACCTAAATTTGAAAAGATCGAAGAGGAAGCTGAAACGCAAACTGAACAAGATGAAGAAAAGACCGATGAGGGAAAAGAAGATGAAATCgatgaaaatgaacaagaaaagTCAGAAGCGGAAGAAATAGAAGAAGTCATTGATgaagaaagtcaaagtcaaactgaaactgaaactgaaactgaaactggtgATTCTGTAGAAGATCATGaaccagaagaagaagaagatggagCTTCAACACATACACATGAAGGACGTGAAGAACACTACAAAGCAGATGATGCTTCTAGTGCAGTAGTTACTCATCTTTCTACTGAAAATACAACAAATGAAGAAATCTCAAATGGTGAAACTTTCAATAATAATGGAACCCATGAAAATGGACCTCCTTCAAGCACCAAAATCATGGATTCAGATTCTACAGAAGCTGTAAATGTCACAGTGGAGGGATTTGCTCCTGATTCAAGTTATGTGAAGTCTGATGAATTGAATAGTAGTAATGAAGTTGAAAGCGATGAAGGTGAAGGTGAAGGTGAAGGTGAGAATTTGGAGGGTAATGATGTAATTTTGGATCCAGATGAAGTGGAAAATGAGACACATTTAGAAGAGAAAGAGGTTCGGATGGATTTAGACACGTTGCCTGAGATTGAAACAGAAGGTGGAAACAGTGAAGATACTGCTGCAGaaagaagataa